In Rutidosis leptorrhynchoides isolate AG116_Rl617_1_P2 chromosome 2, CSIRO_AGI_Rlap_v1, whole genome shotgun sequence, one genomic interval encodes:
- the LOC139891392 gene encoding uncharacterized protein, whose amino-acid sequence MALRSLDNTLPLSPERPKKAIKVSNLIAKSKPKQPTDLIVNDENKAPLDPAVAPAVDSVEYIASENLKAISDPDVKFQNLMEGLESKDWLKICDSLNDVRRFALHHSTLLIPILDKVVTILVKSMKNPRSALCKTSIMAASDLFKSYGDKLLDLITSDAVDQMMLQLLLKASQDKKFVCEEAERTLNTMVVFTTPIPLLNKLKLYVSHSNMRVRAKAAVSISQCVSKMEVGDMRDYGLVSLVQMSAELLKDRLPEAREAARGIVLLIYKTVMEDKDNEEDKWQHFCQLNLSAIDALTMVKLVASQ is encoded by the exons ATGGCGCTTCGATCTCTAGATAATACCTTACCTTTATCCCCTGAACGCCCTAAAAAGGCCATTAAAGTTTCGAACTTGATTGCTAAATCAAAACCTAAACAGCCAACTGATTTGATTGTTAATGATGAAAACAAAGCCCCTTTGGATCCTGCTGTTGCTCCTGCTGTTGATTCCGTTGAATATATCGCCTCTGAAAACCTCAAAGCAATTTCTGATCCTGATGTCAAGTTTCAG AACCTTATGGAAGGACTTGAGTCTAAAGATTGGCTGAAGATTTGCGATTCACTGAATGACGTTAGACGATTTGCGTTGCACCACTCCACTCTGTTGATCCCAATCTT AGATAAGGTTGTTACGATTTTAGTGAAATCAATGAAGAATCCAAGAAGTGCTTTATGCAAGACTTCAATCATGGCTGCTTCTGATCTTTTTAAATCTTATGGTGATAAGTTGCTTGACTTAATCACCTCTGATGCTGTTGACCAAATG ATGCTCCAACTACTGCTGAAAGCTTCTCAAGATAAAAAGTTTGTGTGTGAAGAAGCAGAGAGAACATTAAATACAATGGTGGTATTTACAACTCCTATCCCTCTGCTTAACAAGCTCAAATTGTATGTCAGCCATTCGAATATGAGAGTTAGGGCCAAAGCAGCTGTTTCAATCTCTCAATGTGTCTCAAAAATG GAGGTGGGAGATATGAGAGATTATGGGCTTGTTTCTTTGGTGCAAATGTCAGCTGAATTGTTGAAAGATAGACTCCCAGAAGCAAGAGAAGCAGCTCGAGGTATCGTGTTGCTGATTTACAAGACAGTTATGGAGGATAAGGACAATGAAGAAGATAAATGGCAACACTTTTGCCAATTGAATTTGTCAGCCATTGATGCATTGACCATGGTCAAACTTGTTGCATCTCAGTAA